One Sulfurimonas crateris genomic window carries:
- a CDS encoding M99 family carboxypeptidase catalytic domain-containing protein — MKYLLIKSIFLFFVYPHFLNADVQLIKKENSDSNTTLLVIAGIHGDEPGSYFSASILATHYKINSKNLWIVPNLNQASIQKNSRGIHGDMNRKFSVIKNSDKDKKIVEEIKDIITQKSVSLVLNLHDGNGFYRKTDKGNIFNPNAWGQTCVIDQCDLNQTQPFGNLNTIALDIKDRINRRLIEDHHTFDVKNTNTKFDDEAMQLSLTYYAVTHNKPAFAIESSKNLPSLSQKVFYHLLAIEEFMNIMEIDFIREFDLDEKNIVKLLEEYGNLSINDNISINLTNIKKYLSFIPIKSESNVFKFSNPLGSVAREGRNFVAYIGNKKVVTLSPQYFKIGESCTDTFDVVVDGVKVTLNKTSDIIVNDDFNVIEQSGYRVNVIGFTSEGLNDESGVSIRLKDFDKRFSIDVNNRVYRVEFYKNNEFCHMSKVHFIQDHENE; from the coding sequence ATGAAATATCTTTTAATCAAATCTATCTTTCTCTTCTTTGTGTACCCGCATTTTTTAAATGCGGATGTTCAACTTATAAAAAAAGAGAACAGTGATTCTAATACTACACTTCTTGTTATTGCAGGAATACACGGCGATGAACCGGGCAGCTACTTCTCTGCGTCTATCTTGGCAACCCACTATAAAATTAACTCAAAAAATTTATGGATAGTGCCGAATTTAAATCAAGCAAGCATTCAAAAGAACTCTAGAGGCATCCATGGAGATATGAACAGAAAGTTTTCTGTTATTAAAAACAGTGATAAAGATAAAAAAATAGTAGAAGAGATCAAAGATATTATCACGCAAAAGAGTGTCTCTTTGGTTCTTAATCTACACGACGGCAACGGTTTTTACAGAAAAACGGACAAAGGAAATATTTTTAACCCAAATGCATGGGGCCAAACATGTGTAATTGATCAGTGCGATCTAAACCAGACACAGCCTTTTGGCAACTTGAACACAATAGCTTTGGATATAAAAGATAGAATAAACAGAAGGCTTATTGAAGACCATCATACTTTTGACGTAAAAAATACAAATACAAAATTCGATGATGAAGCTATGCAACTCTCCCTTACCTACTATGCAGTTACTCACAATAAACCCGCCTTTGCCATAGAGAGCAGTAAAAACTTGCCGTCATTATCACAAAAAGTCTTTTACCACCTTCTTGCGATAGAAGAGTTTATGAATATTATGGAGATCGATTTTATAAGAGAGTTTGACTTGGATGAAAAAAATATCGTTAAACTTCTTGAAGAGTATGGTAATTTAAGCATTAACGACAATATTTCTATTAATTTAACTAATATAAAAAAATATTTAAGCTTTATTCCGATAAAATCAGAGAGTAATGTATTTAAGTTCTCTAACCCGCTTGGGAGTGTTGCTAGAGAGGGTCGCAATTTTGTTGCTTATATAGGCAACAAAAAAGTTGTAACTCTAAGTCCGCAATATTTCAAAATCGGTGAGTCGTGTACAGATACTTTTGATGTTGTTGTTGACGGAGTTAAAGTAACTTTAAACAAAACTTCAGATATTATCGTAAATGACGATTTTAACGTTATTGAACAAAGTGGTTACCGTGTAAACGTAATTGGCTTTACATCTGAGGGTTTAAATGACGAAAGCGGAGTAAGCATAAGGCTTAAGGATTTCGATAAAAGATTCTCTATAGATGTAAATAACAGAGTTTACAGGGTTGAGTTTTATAAAAATAATGAATTTTGCCATATGTCCAAAGTTCATTTCATACAGGATCATGAAAATGAGTAA
- the pilO gene encoding type 4a pilus biogenesis protein PilO, giving the protein MNFKLMIEEALQRIDNFFKEKSQKDVYVVYALIVVVFFSLAYPFYDLSMNEFNTAKKKVQDITAKIESDKLYLKVNTEAKVAMLVQEIKGLEVELVAQKERNSYIKEKIEAISSLIYDERAWGEYLNSVSINAKKHNIKIINFSNSYSENNESAFGHVLDIALDVKGSYLDTVKFMNSLEQSELVVDVHDFSIKAQDALNTTLDISVWGITY; this is encoded by the coding sequence ATGAATTTTAAATTAATGATAGAAGAGGCCTTACAAAGAATTGACAACTTCTTTAAGGAAAAATCTCAAAAAGATGTTTATGTTGTATATGCTCTAATTGTTGTCGTTTTCTTCTCTTTAGCTTACCCATTTTATGATCTATCCATGAATGAGTTTAATACTGCAAAGAAAAAAGTTCAAGATATAACTGCAAAAATCGAATCAGACAAACTTTACCTAAAGGTGAATACCGAGGCGAAGGTTGCGATGTTGGTTCAAGAGATAAAAGGTCTTGAAGTTGAACTTGTTGCTCAAAAAGAGAGAAACAGCTACATAAAAGAGAAGATAGAAGCTATATCTTCTCTTATATATGATGAAAGAGCTTGGGGTGAGTATCTTAACTCTGTTTCTATAAACGCCAAAAAACACAATATTAAGATAATTAACTTTTCTAATAGCTATTCAGAAAACAATGAGTCTGCTTTTGGTCATGTTCTTGATATTGCTCTTGATGTCAAAGGTAGCTACCTAGATACCGTCAAGTTCATGAACTCTCTAGAGCAGAGTGAGCTTGTTGTAGATGTGCATGACTTTAGCATAAAAGCTCAAGATGCATTAAATACAACTCTTGATATCTCAGTATGGGGGATTACTTACTAA
- the mshL gene encoding pilus (MSHA type) biogenesis protein MshL — translation MKLIKTTMYSTLLTVLLSTNIMADCSYELFSISSTKNTKIIDFIEQLSDECEFSIIVTDPNAQKFLDSNLNKTNLNNLTINEVLDLVLKENNLTYSLENNILRVSYLETKMFNIDYILSQRKSESKTNITLSSEGAGTTTTTGTSATATDEIGGGGAGKSGMKIDSSDEVVFWHQLDLEFQEVLNRPQDVYTAQLPIINKNAGIITVTATVKQMERFEKYLKKLQDKVQLQVLIDVQLLSVTLSDGKTTGVDWSQLYKLQDIDLSIDKLFHKNVSEFEDNKITTAIAGGGAAENSHLIKISASGNLNEVIKFLKTQGDVTSISNPKVLTLNNQAALITAGTEYFYKIISTETLSGTTSGTQSTSEDLQSVFAGVLLDITPEISDDDMITLKINPSLSETASDISLVESADRTMPPDLRRRQLSSVVTIKDGSRIILGGLINTSNNVYMNKVPILGDIPILNYLFKYENRQKITQELVIVIEPHIIRKDDKGLSLSNLGYEGLSENIMLNTKEAISVTTNSIREED, via the coding sequence ATGAAACTTATAAAAACAACGATGTACTCAACTCTTCTAACGGTTCTATTGTCAACCAATATCATGGCTGATTGTTCATATGAGCTCTTTAGTATTAGTTCAACAAAAAACACTAAGATAATTGATTTCATAGAGCAACTTAGTGATGAATGTGAATTTAGTATCATAGTAACTGATCCAAATGCACAGAAGTTTTTGGACAGCAACCTAAACAAGACAAATCTAAATAACTTAACTATCAATGAAGTTTTAGATCTTGTACTAAAAGAGAATAACCTCACTTATTCTCTAGAGAACAATATTTTAAGGGTTTCATATCTTGAAACCAAAATGTTCAATATTGACTATATCTTGTCACAAAGAAAAAGTGAGTCTAAAACAAATATCACTCTCTCTTCTGAGGGTGCTGGAACGACAACTACGACTGGAACATCAGCCACTGCTACTGATGAAATAGGTGGTGGAGGTGCCGGTAAATCAGGCATGAAGATTGACAGTTCTGATGAAGTTGTATTCTGGCATCAGCTGGATTTGGAGTTTCAAGAAGTTCTAAACAGACCACAAGATGTATATACAGCACAACTGCCTATTATAAATAAAAATGCGGGTATTATTACCGTTACTGCTACAGTTAAACAGATGGAGAGATTTGAGAAGTATCTTAAAAAACTCCAAGATAAAGTACAGCTTCAAGTTCTAATAGACGTTCAGCTTCTCTCAGTTACGCTTAGTGATGGCAAAACAACCGGTGTTGACTGGTCTCAGCTCTATAAGCTTCAAGACATAGATCTTAGTATAGATAAACTGTTTCACAAAAATGTCTCAGAATTTGAAGATAACAAAATCACCACAGCTATTGCCGGTGGTGGGGCTGCTGAAAATTCACATTTAATAAAAATAAGTGCAAGTGGAAACTTAAACGAGGTTATAAAATTTCTTAAAACTCAGGGTGATGTAACTTCTATCTCAAACCCAAAAGTTTTAACACTAAATAATCAAGCGGCACTTATAACAGCTGGAACAGAGTACTTCTATAAAATTATAAGTACGGAGACTCTCTCTGGCACTACAAGCGGAACTCAAAGTACAAGTGAAGATCTTCAGTCTGTTTTCGCCGGTGTTTTGCTCGATATAACACCTGAAATTTCCGATGACGATATGATTACACTAAAGATTAATCCGTCTCTATCTGAAACGGCTTCGGACATATCTCTTGTTGAATCAGCAGATAGAACTATGCCGCCTGACCTTCGTCGCCGTCAACTCTCTTCAGTTGTAACTATAAAAGACGGAAGTCGTATAATTTTAGGTGGCTTGATCAATACCAGCAATAATGTTTACATGAATAAAGTTCCTATCTTAGGTGATATTCCAATCTTAAACTACCTGTTTAAATATGAAAACAGACAAAAGATTACTCAAGAACTTGTTATCGTCATTGAGCCTCATATTATTCGTAAGGATGACAAAGGTTTATCTTTATCAAACTTAGGATACGAAGGATTGTCAGAGAACATCATGCTTAACACAAAAGAAGCGATTTCTGTTACAACGAATAGTATAAGAGAGGAAGATTGA
- a CDS encoding ATP-binding protein — MKPGIYENSRDVFLDTVNVKDYIQLEKVSMIYQALRDSIEKPLKMVLLYGKPGTGKSMFLSKLYEDVASTQKAYLYKTPILDESEFFKTLAQDLYAIKYDDELNFTQFMKVVENRELIEAIVPVIMLDEAQLYTTAMMEKIRLLSDTRKVKFVIALHKTEKEDIIAKEHFQTRIWESIKLENASPVELKIYIQKKLMKVNCIDTASMFVPKSINLIHKLTDGNYRDTNKLVYTLFDIYHYYAQNSPKKIKGNEISKKIIEMAAIHTGLINA; from the coding sequence TTGAAACCTGGTATCTATGAAAACTCAAGGGATGTTTTTTTAGATACGGTTAATGTCAAAGACTACATCCAGCTTGAGAAAGTCTCTATGATTTACCAAGCCCTAAGAGACTCTATAGAGAAGCCCTTAAAAATGGTTCTTCTATACGGTAAGCCGGGAACAGGTAAGAGCATGTTTTTATCAAAACTGTATGAAGATGTTGCTTCTACACAAAAAGCTTATCTCTACAAAACTCCCATTCTAGATGAGAGTGAGTTTTTTAAAACTCTTGCTCAAGATCTATATGCAATAAAATATGATGACGAACTGAATTTTACGCAATTTATGAAGGTTGTAGAAAATAGAGAACTTATTGAAGCAATTGTCCCTGTCATAATGCTTGATGAGGCTCAACTCTACACTACGGCAATGATGGAAAAAATCAGACTTTTATCAGATACAAGAAAAGTAAAATTTGTAATCGCCCTTCATAAAACTGAAAAAGAGGATATTATTGCAAAAGAGCATTTCCAAACTAGAATTTGGGAGAGCATAAAACTTGAAAACGCCTCCCCAGTAGAGCTTAAAATATACATCCAAAAAAAACTTATGAAAGTAAATTGTATCGATACAGCAAGCATGTTTGTACCGAAATCAATTAATCTTATTCACAAATTAACAGATGGAAATTATAGGGATACAAATAAATTGGTATACACTCTCTTTGATATATATCACTATTACGCACAAAACAGTCCAAAAAAGATAAAAGGAAATGAGATTTCAAAAAAAATAATTGAGATGGCTGCAATTCACACAGGATTAATAAATGCTTAA
- a CDS encoding CDC27 family protein, which yields MLNVDELESKHKKYKLKSYTPYFAIFLGVSAAILSISFFLLYDFNSKKETKKELIAQKIQNYNEEKKADIVIENKNELLEQNTSTAIMSEDEKEEEPMALEREKKVQLSPSLNFIKRIESETPVYKKEHSVKTAAVETKVEKPIEKSIENKKEEVSLPVVEEVKESIALVQKPTANTSTIDITRRDVEEDIKHVIKRFNVNHNPALSLFVAVKYYQLENYEQAYNYALATNELNNNIEASWIIFSKSLVKLGKKEMAIETLKKYIKHSDSSQARQLLDEILSGKFK from the coding sequence ATGCTTAATGTTGACGAGCTAGAAAGCAAACATAAAAAATATAAACTTAAATCATATACTCCATACTTTGCAATTTTTTTAGGCGTTAGCGCTGCTATTTTGTCAATATCTTTTTTTCTTCTCTATGATTTTAATTCAAAAAAAGAGACAAAAAAAGAGCTTATCGCTCAAAAAATCCAAAACTACAATGAAGAGAAAAAAGCGGATATAGTAATCGAAAACAAAAATGAACTCCTTGAGCAAAATACTTCTACAGCTATTATGTCTGAAGATGAAAAAGAAGAAGAGCCAATGGCTCTAGAGAGAGAGAAGAAAGTTCAGCTATCGCCGTCTCTAAACTTCATAAAAAGAATTGAGTCTGAGACACCGGTATACAAAAAAGAGCATAGCGTTAAAACTGCTGCTGTAGAAACTAAAGTTGAAAAACCTATTGAAAAAAGCATCGAAAATAAAAAAGAAGAGGTATCCCTGCCTGTTGTTGAAGAGGTAAAGGAGTCTATTGCTCTAGTGCAAAAACCTACAGCAAACACAAGCACTATAGATATAACAAGAAGAGATGTCGAAGAGGACATTAAACATGTAATCAAAAGATTTAATGTTAATCACAACCCTGCTTTAAGTCTGTTTGTCGCAGTAAAATATTATCAATTAGAAAACTATGAACAAGCATACAACTATGCTCTGGCAACAAATGAATTAAACAACAATATAGAAGCAAGTTGGATTATTTTTTCAAAATCACTTGTTAAGCTCGGTAAAAAAGAGATGGCGATTGAGACACTAAAGAAATATATAAAGCACTCGGATTCATCACAGGCTAGACAGCTCTTGGATGAGATCTTATCAGGGAAATTTAAATGA
- a CDS encoding GspE/PulE family protein has protein sequence MDRITSDLLANGSIMKSQVDRLIAKGLDSNLILRDITISGFMTMDRLVRFIVDKIQSGEYDLSIIDNYDYIQEKDVLLKLAQKQNLLFLDLDSIDMDYRLTEKVSLTQLKKYNALPVSEDELSITVAFCDPLDIEAHEAVQRLFPTKPIKIAVATKKQIQSYLFKVEIKDSVKGLVRKIRDELNSINSIDEQQEASSILLLIDVILNSCIKSRASDVHIEPTEKNCVVRTRIDGKLIEVFIFEKDIYPPLASRLKLLSNLDIAEKRKPQDGRFSTLVGSREYDFRISTLPILYGESIVMRVLDKQKALVKLEEAGMDTESYNKFIKALKTPYGIILVTGPTGSGKTTTLYGALNELRNVEDKVITVEDPVEYRMNLIQQVQVNPKVGLTFAAALRSILRQDPDKIMIGEIRDSETLEIAIKAALTGHLVISTLHTNDSISAVTRMVDMGVPSYLISGSLVAIQAQRLVRKICKNCKTEEKVSAATIEEISHLVPENAKFYTGAGCKECNGTGYMGREMICEVLVVNEKMTSLIAKGASMEALHAQAVEDGFVGLFENGVNKALEGVTSLEEILRVAK, from the coding sequence ATGGATAGAATTACATCTGATTTACTAGCTAATGGCTCCATCATGAAGAGCCAGGTAGACAGGCTTATAGCCAAAGGACTTGACAGCAACTTAATACTTAGAGACATAACTATCTCGGGTTTTATGACGATGGATAGACTTGTTAGATTTATAGTCGATAAGATACAAAGCGGTGAGTATGACCTATCTATAATTGACAACTACGACTACATCCAAGAGAAAGATGTACTTCTTAAACTTGCCCAAAAACAGAACCTGCTTTTTCTTGATTTAGACTCCATAGATATGGATTATAGACTTACTGAAAAAGTATCTCTCACGCAACTAAAAAAATATAATGCACTGCCGGTATCAGAAGATGAATTAAGCATTACGGTCGCCTTTTGCGACCCACTCGATATTGAAGCACATGAAGCAGTGCAAAGACTTTTTCCGACAAAACCTATTAAAATTGCAGTTGCAACTAAAAAACAGATTCAATCATATCTTTTTAAAGTCGAAATAAAAGATAGCGTAAAAGGACTAGTAAGAAAAATAAGAGACGAGCTCAACTCTATAAACTCCATAGATGAACAGCAAGAGGCCTCTTCCATCTTGCTCCTTATTGACGTTATTCTAAACTCTTGTATTAAAAGCCGTGCAAGTGACGTGCATATAGAGCCTACAGAAAAAAACTGTGTTGTGCGTACAAGAATTGACGGAAAGTTGATAGAGGTATTTATTTTTGAAAAAGATATCTACCCTCCTCTTGCTTCGCGACTAAAACTATTATCAAATCTTGATATTGCAGAAAAAAGAAAGCCTCAAGATGGCCGTTTCTCTACGTTAGTAGGATCAAGAGAATATGACTTTCGTATATCAACACTCCCTATTCTCTACGGTGAGTCTATCGTTATGAGGGTTCTTGACAAACAAAAAGCGCTTGTAAAACTTGAAGAAGCAGGTATGGATACTGAGAGCTACAATAAGTTTATAAAGGCTCTAAAAACTCCTTACGGTATTATTCTTGTTACAGGTCCTACGGGAAGTGGTAAAACTACAACTCTCTACGGTGCGCTTAATGAGCTTAGAAACGTTGAGGACAAAGTAATAACTGTTGAGGATCCTGTTGAGTACAGGATGAACCTTATTCAGCAAGTTCAGGTAAACCCTAAAGTAGGCTTGACATTTGCGGCGGCTCTTAGGTCTATCTTAAGACAGGATCCGGATAAGATCATGATCGGTGAGATTCGTGACTCAGAGACTTTGGAGATAGCTATTAAAGCTGCCCTTACAGGCCACTTGGTAATCTCTACACTCCATACAAACGACTCCATAAGCGCAGTTACGCGTATGGTTGACATGGGTGTACCTTCTTATCTTATCAGTGGTTCTTTAGTTGCGATACAAGCTCAAAGACTTGTAAGAAAGATATGTAAAAACTGTAAAACAGAAGAGAAGGTCTCAGCAGCAACCATAGAGGAGATAAGCCATCTGGTACCTGAAAATGCCAAATTTTATACGGGAGCCGGCTGTAAAGAGTGTAATGGAACAGGGTACATGGGAAGAGAGATGATCTGTGAAGTTTTGGTTGTTAACGAAAAAATGACATCTCTAATTGCAAAAGGTGCATCTATGGAGGCTTTACATGCCCAAGCAGTTGAAGACGGATTTGTCGGATTGTTTGAGAATGGTGTGAATAAGGCTCTAGAAGGTGTTACAAGTTTAGAAGAAATTTTAAGGGTGGCAAAATAA
- a CDS encoding type II secretion system F family protein gives MKYYVATILSKGKKEQIGLYAENRKHANELTKLKHAGIIIKIAEETEPLEAQFKRFKTTLLSNVKKRKIKPDSLIASIRQLAVMTNAGISIYDSLSEIAKSTQEENLKLVFSKLAEDINSGHSLSKSMENFRFELGNLTIAMVQLGEKTGNLDDALYSLADMLEEIRANITKFKKAMAYPRNVMIAMAIAFTILISYVVPNFKDMFEKLNAELPLPTLILLKLEYLFNNYGLYLLASLIIAFAIFKYLINNYKDIRFGWHQFLLKTYIIKDIVMYATLSRFTLVFSELIRAGIPIAEALDTTISMIDNLPLKAKLSSVRISVEKGTSLNEALGDTKLFENMIIQMISAGEDSGTLDTMIKKVAEYYKMRFDAIIDGLNEAIEPIMLFIIAAMVLLLALGIFLPMWDMGNAVQGRG, from the coding sequence ATGAAATACTATGTAGCAACTATCCTTTCAAAGGGTAAAAAAGAGCAGATTGGACTGTACGCCGAAAATAGAAAACATGCTAACGAGCTTACAAAGCTTAAGCATGCCGGAATTATCATTAAGATAGCAGAAGAGACTGAGCCACTGGAAGCTCAGTTTAAAAGATTTAAAACAACACTTCTTAGCAATGTTAAAAAAAGAAAAATAAAGCCAGACTCTCTAATTGCATCCATTAGGCAGTTAGCCGTTATGACAAATGCCGGAATATCGATCTATGATTCACTAAGCGAGATCGCAAAATCTACACAAGAAGAGAATCTAAAGCTAGTCTTTAGCAAACTTGCAGAAGATATAAACTCCGGACACTCTCTTTCAAAGTCTATGGAAAATTTCCGCTTTGAGCTTGGTAATCTAACTATTGCTATGGTTCAACTTGGCGAGAAAACCGGTAATCTTGATGATGCTCTCTACTCTCTTGCCGATATGCTAGAAGAGATACGTGCAAATATCACTAAATTTAAAAAAGCAATGGCTTACCCGAGAAACGTTATGATTGCAATGGCTATCGCTTTTACAATTCTAATATCTTATGTTGTTCCTAATTTTAAAGATATGTTTGAAAAGTTAAATGCTGAACTGCCACTTCCTACGCTGATATTGTTAAAGTTGGAATATCTCTTTAACAATTATGGGCTCTACTTATTAGCTTCTCTGATTATAGCTTTTGCAATATTTAAGTATCTAATCAACAACTATAAAGATATAAGGTTTGGTTGGCATCAGTTTCTTTTAAAAACTTACATTATAAAAGATATTGTTATGTATGCGACACTAAGTCGTTTTACACTTGTTTTCTCAGAGCTAATCCGTGCAGGTATCCCGATAGCAGAAGCACTTGATACTACCATATCGATGATCGATAACTTGCCTCTAAAAGCAAAGCTTTCATCGGTCAGGATTTCTGTGGAAAAAGGCACATCTTTAAATGAAGCTCTAGGGGATACAAAACTGTTTGAAAATATGATCATTCAGATGATTAGTGCCGGCGAAGATAGTGGTACCCTCGATACAATGATAAAAAAGGTAGCAGAGTACTATAAAATGAGATTTGATGCAATAATTGACGGGCTGAATGAGGCCATAGAGCCTATTATGCTCTTTATAATTGCTGCAATGGTTCTTCTTCTTGCTCTTGGTATATTCTTGCCGATGTGGGATATGGGTAATGCCGTACAGGGAAGAGGATAG
- a CDS encoding YebC/PmpR family DNA-binding transcriptional regulator produces the protein MGRAFEYRKASKLKRWGAMSKLFPKLGKIITMAAKEGGTDPDMNPRLRTAILNAKAENMPKDNIEAAIKRATAKDTASMLEVSFEGKAPHGVQLFIECMTDNNTRTVANVKNILTKHGGEMLTKGSLEFMFDRKALFEFPLKDGMDLEELELELIDAGLEEIEAEDGVVIITGDYTSFGALNSALEDMGIEITKANLERMANSPITITEAQQADIDKILDRLEDDEDVQKVFTNLA, from the coding sequence ATGGGAAGAGCCTTTGAGTATAGAAAAGCATCAAAGCTAAAAAGATGGGGAGCAATGTCAAAACTGTTCCCTAAACTTGGAAAAATTATTACAATGGCGGCGAAAGAGGGCGGAACAGATCCCGATATGAACCCGAGGCTGCGTACGGCTATCTTGAATGCAAAAGCTGAAAATATGCCAAAAGACAATATTGAAGCGGCTATAAAAAGAGCAACTGCAAAAGATACGGCAAGTATGCTTGAAGTTAGTTTCGAGGGTAAAGCCCCGCACGGAGTGCAGCTCTTTATAGAGTGTATGACCGATAACAATACTAGAACAGTTGCTAATGTGAAAAATATACTTACAAAACATGGCGGAGAGATGCTTACAAAGGGCTCTTTGGAGTTTATGTTCGACAGAAAAGCTCTTTTCGAGTTTCCTCTAAAAGATGGTATGGACTTAGAAGAGTTGGAGCTTGAGTTGATCGATGCAGGCTTGGAAGAGATAGAAGCAGAAGATGGAGTTGTTATAATTACAGGTGATTATACAAGCTTTGGCGCACTAAACAGTGCTCTGGAAGATATGGGCATAGAGATCACAAAAGCAAATCTAGAGAGAATGGCAAACTCACCTATTACGATAACCGAAGCACAGCAAGCAGATATAGATAAGATATTGGATAGATTAGAAGATGACGAGGATGTCCAAAAAGTATTTACGAATTTGGCATAG
- a CDS encoding tRNA 2-thiocytidine biosynthesis TtcA family protein, which produces MSKLGKTNAEFGLIEEGDKILVGLSGGKDSLTMVHALKEQQRRAPFKFEFIAVTVSYGMGENFDKLIEHCREYEIPHAIHDTQIYDLAGEKIRKNSSFCSFFSRMRRGSLYSAAEQHGCNKVALGHHMDDAAESFFMNFIYNGQLRSLAPKYRADNGLIVIRPLIQMRERQLTAFALDNEIPTIGDEACPAMRFDVKMPHARANTKEMLSKMEKEFPSLFTSLNAAFKNISVETFFDKERFNT; this is translated from the coding sequence ATGTCTAAACTCGGAAAGACAAATGCCGAGTTCGGTTTGATAGAAGAGGGTGATAAGATCTTAGTAGGTCTTAGCGGCGGAAAAGATTCTCTAACAATGGTTCACGCATTAAAAGAGCAGCAACGTCGTGCACCTTTTAAGTTTGAGTTTATTGCGGTAACTGTTTCATACGGGATGGGAGAGAACTTCGATAAACTGATCGAGCACTGCAGAGAGTATGAGATACCGCACGCTATTCACGATACTCAGATATATGACCTAGCAGGCGAGAAGATTAGAAAAAATTCATCGTTTTGCAGTTTTTTTTCACGTATGAGAAGAGGATCGCTCTATAGCGCTGCAGAGCAGCACGGCTGTAATAAAGTGGCTCTTGGGCATCATATGGATGATGCAGCGGAGAGTTTCTTTATGAATTTTATCTATAACGGGCAACTTCGCTCACTTGCACCAAAATATAGAGCCGATAACGGACTTATAGTGATACGTCCTTTAATCCAGATGAGAGAGCGTCAGCTTACGGCATTTGCGCTAGATAATGAGATACCTACTATCGGCGATGAAGCTTGCCCGGCAATGAGATTTGACGTTAAGATGCCACATGCAAGAGCAAATACAAAAGAGATGCTCTCTAAGATGGAGAAAGAGTTTCCTTCACTTTTTACAAGCTTGAACGCAGCATTTAAAAATATCTCTGTAGAGACTTTTTTTGATAAAGAGAGATTTAATACTTAG
- a CDS encoding 5'-methylthioadenosine/adenosylhomocysteine nucleosidase, giving the protein MKIAIMGAMPEEVAPILEKVGSYKTVEYAGNRYYEATYRGVELVIAYSKIGKVFSTLTATTMIEHFGATKLLFSGVAGAISPSLKVGDLIVATKLSQHDLDITAFGHPFGYVPEGSVFVETDKEMIEMSKEVAASMGKSVQEGIIATGDQFVANEERKNWIGSTFGADALEMEGGSVAVVCSALNVPFFILRAISDAADMDASFSFDEFLETSAKESAEFVMNMVDKIVDKNI; this is encoded by the coding sequence ATGAAAATAGCAATAATGGGAGCAATGCCCGAAGAGGTTGCTCCGATACTTGAAAAAGTTGGCTCGTACAAAACAGTAGAGTATGCAGGAAACAGATATTACGAGGCAACATACAGAGGAGTTGAGCTAGTAATTGCTTACTCAAAGATAGGAAAAGTATTCTCTACTCTTACGGCTACGACTATGATTGAGCATTTTGGAGCAACCAAGCTTCTGTTCTCAGGCGTTGCGGGAGCAATATCTCCATCTCTAAAGGTTGGTGATCTGATAGTTGCTACAAAACTATCCCAGCATGATCTGGATATTACGGCATTTGGTCATCCATTTGGCTATGTTCCAGAAGGATCGGTCTTCGTAGAGACAGATAAAGAGATGATAGAGATGAGTAAAGAGGTTGCTGCTAGTATGGGTAAAAGCGTGCAAGAGGGAATCATAGCAACTGGTGATCAATTTGTGGCAAATGAGGAGAGAAAGAACTGGATAGGCTCTACATTTGGTGCAGATGCGCTTGAAATGGAGGGCGGAAGTGTTGCTGTAGTTTGCAGTGCTTTAAACGTACCGTTTTTTATACTGCGTGCGATCAGTGATGCGGCTGATATGGATGCTAGTTTTAGTTTTGATGAATTTTTAGAGACAAGTGCTAAAGAGAGCGCTGAGTTTGTTATGAATATGGTGGACAAAATTGTCGATAAAAATATCTAA